One window from the genome of Anolis sagrei isolate rAnoSag1 chromosome 4, rAnoSag1.mat, whole genome shotgun sequence encodes:
- the COX4I2 gene encoding cytochrome c oxidase subunit 4 isoform 2, mitochondrial, whose product MLSLMSMRMGILTRRGALSAAAIRTAHGHGGHVSTQEDLSVPLYYDKRSYPLPDAPFCKDLDVTQKALKEKEKGSWAQLSNEEKVALYRIKFHQTYSEMNKPSNEWKTVLGAIFFFFGVTGLIVWWQRMFVFPPKPHTLSDEWKAMQVQRMLDMHVNPVQGFAAKWDYEKKEWKK is encoded by the exons ATGCTGTCGCTGATGTCCATGCGCATGGGGATCCTGACCAGAAGAGGAGCCCTCAGTGCTGCTGCCATTCGAACGGCTCATGGTCATGGTGGACATG TCTCTACCCAAGAGGACCTCTCCGTGCCCCTTTACTATGACAAGCGCAGTTATCCGCTGCCGGACGCCCCGTTTTGCAAGGATCTGGACGTCACGCAGAAGGCCctcaaggagaaggagaaaggctcCTGGGCGCAGCTGAGCAACGAGGAGAAAGTGGCCT TGTACCGGATAAAGTTCCACCAGACCTACAGCGAAATGAACAAGCCCAGCAACGAGTGGAAGACCGTCCTGGGAgccatcttctttttctttggcgTCACCGGATTAATCGTTTGGTGGCAACGCATGTTTG TGTTCCCTCCCAAGCCGCACACGCTGTCGGACGAGTGGAAGGCGATGCAAGTACAGCGCATGCTGGACATGCACGTTAACCCCGTGCAGGGCTTCGCAGCCAAGTGGGACTACGAGAAGAAAGAGTGGAAGAAGTAG